The following coding sequences are from one Xiphias gladius isolate SHS-SW01 ecotype Sanya breed wild chromosome 14, ASM1685928v1, whole genome shotgun sequence window:
- the hhatla gene encoding hedgehog acyltransferase like, a isoform X2, with the protein MGIKAALPRYELYLYTAVLALALIWAGSWIFEASSDNVNRKAFKESVKPGWHYFGRKMDVADFEWMMWFSTFRNHILFALTGHVIFAKIFTLIAPKHRSLIFGVYGGLAVLVTMGWTFMALVLSHCIILYSVALAKRKWMCFAAGLTTLASIKLEPYNSWQEALVTGSFDLQDILFYGGCGFSIMRCMSFALENCEKKDGNHTFTDLLKYNFYLPFFFFGPIMTFDRYHAQANNTQLTRKDREMWNITTKALLHLGVILVVDVFFHYLYILTIPSDMKLVTKLSDWCLAGLAYSNLVYDWVKAAVMFGFINTVATLDHLDPPQPPKCITMLYVFAETHFDRGINDWLCKYVYDYIGGDHDKIFKEFLATICTFTITTLWLGPCELVYVWSFFNCFGLNFELWVAKFFSLPPFSTIEGAMGEAMSRRIRGVFNAANFWAIILYNVLSLNSLEFAKMVGRRLIFKGFPLSTLSVLLVTYCGVQLVKERERQQALLDDLVPVKPVDGGKEKKE; encoded by the exons ATGGGGATCAAGGCTGCCCTCCCCAGATATGAGCTGTATCTCTACACAGCTGTACTCGCTTTGGCCTTGATATGGGCAGGCAGTTGGATTTTTGAAGCTTCAAGTG ACAATGTAAATAGAAAGGCCTTCAAAGAAAGTGTGAAACCAGGATGGCATTACTTTGGCAGGAAAATG GATGTTGCAGACTTTGAATGGATGATGTGGTTCTCTACATTCCGCAATCATATCCTTTTTGCTCTCACCGGTCATGTGATCTTTGCCAAGATATTCACCCTGATAGCTCCAAAg CACAGATCCTTGATCTTTGGTGTGTACGGTGGTTTGGCAGTCCTGGTCACAATGGGCTGGACCTTCATGGCTCTGGTTCTGTCTCACTGCATCATACTCTACAGTGTTGCTCTGGCCAAGAGGAAATGGATGTGCTTTGCCGCTGGCCTGACCACACTGGCCTCCATCAAGCTGGAACCCTATAACTCCTGGCAG GAAGCCTTGGTGACTGGCTCCTTCGACCTGCAAGACATCCTGTTCTATGGAGGCTGTGGCTTCAGCATCATGCGCTGCATGAGCTTTGCTTTAGAGAACTGTGAAAAGAAGGACGGCAACCACACATTCACTGACCTGCTGAAATACAACTTCTacctccccttcttcttctttggacCTATCATGACGTTCGACAGGTATCATGCCCAG GCGAACAACACCCAACTGACCCGCAAAGACAGGGAGATGTGGAACATCACCACCAAGGCTTTGTTGCACCTGGGAGTTATTCTGGTGGTGGACGTGTTCTTCCACTATCTTTACATCTTGACAATCCCCAGTGACATGAAGCTGGTCACCAAGCTGTCTGACTGGTGTCTGG CTGGCCTGGCTTATTCCAACCTGGTGTATGACTGGGTGAAAGCAGCTGTGATGTTTGGTTTCATCAACACAGTGGCGACACTGGACCACCTGGACCCTCCTCAGCCCCCCAAGTGTATCACCATGCTCTATGTCTTCGCTGAGAC GCACTTTGACAGAGGCATCAATGACTGGCTGTGCAA GTATGTTTATGACTATATTGGTGGGGATCATGATAAAATCTTCAAAGAGTTCTTAGCAACCATCTGCACCTTCACTATCACCACCTTGTGGCTGGGCCCATGTGAACTGGTTTACGTCTGGTCCTTTTTCAACTGCTTTGGGCTCAACTTTGAGCTGTGGGTGGCCAAGTTCTTCTCCCTTCCACCATTTTCCACCATTGAG GGTGCTATGGGTGAAGCTATGTCACGCAGGATCCGTGGTGTTTTCAATGCCGCCAACTTCTGGGCCATCATCCTCTACAACGTTCTCTCCCTCAACAGTTTGGAGTTTGCCAAAATGGTTGGCAGGAGACTGATTTTCAAAG GTTTTCCTCTGTCCACCCTCTCAGTGTTACTTGTGACCTACTGTGGCGTGCAGCTGGTGAAGGAAAGGGAGCGGCAACAAGCCCTGCTGGATGATCTGGTGCCGGTAAAGCCGGTCGATGgcggcaaagaaaaaaaagaataa
- the hhatla gene encoding hedgehog acyltransferase like, a isoform X1, producing MGIKAALPRYELYLYTAVLALALIWAGSWIFEASSDNVNRKAFKESVKPGWHYFGRKMDVADFEWMMWFSTFRNHILFALTGHVIFAKIFTLIAPKIGVDGCKHRSLIFGVYGGLAVLVTMGWTFMALVLSHCIILYSVALAKRKWMCFAAGLTTLASIKLEPYNSWQEALVTGSFDLQDILFYGGCGFSIMRCMSFALENCEKKDGNHTFTDLLKYNFYLPFFFFGPIMTFDRYHAQANNTQLTRKDREMWNITTKALLHLGVILVVDVFFHYLYILTIPSDMKLVTKLSDWCLAGLAYSNLVYDWVKAAVMFGFINTVATLDHLDPPQPPKCITMLYVFAETHFDRGINDWLCKYVYDYIGGDHDKIFKEFLATICTFTITTLWLGPCELVYVWSFFNCFGLNFELWVAKFFSLPPFSTIEGAMGEAMSRRIRGVFNAANFWAIILYNVLSLNSLEFAKMVGRRLIFKGFPLSTLSVLLVTYCGVQLVKERERQQALLDDLVPVKPVDGGKEKKE from the exons ATGGGGATCAAGGCTGCCCTCCCCAGATATGAGCTGTATCTCTACACAGCTGTACTCGCTTTGGCCTTGATATGGGCAGGCAGTTGGATTTTTGAAGCTTCAAGTG ACAATGTAAATAGAAAGGCCTTCAAAGAAAGTGTGAAACCAGGATGGCATTACTTTGGCAGGAAAATG GATGTTGCAGACTTTGAATGGATGATGTGGTTCTCTACATTCCGCAATCATATCCTTTTTGCTCTCACCGGTCATGTGATCTTTGCCAAGATATTCACCCTGATAGCTCCAAAg ATTGGTGTAGATGGATGTAAG CACAGATCCTTGATCTTTGGTGTGTACGGTGGTTTGGCAGTCCTGGTCACAATGGGCTGGACCTTCATGGCTCTGGTTCTGTCTCACTGCATCATACTCTACAGTGTTGCTCTGGCCAAGAGGAAATGGATGTGCTTTGCCGCTGGCCTGACCACACTGGCCTCCATCAAGCTGGAACCCTATAACTCCTGGCAG GAAGCCTTGGTGACTGGCTCCTTCGACCTGCAAGACATCCTGTTCTATGGAGGCTGTGGCTTCAGCATCATGCGCTGCATGAGCTTTGCTTTAGAGAACTGTGAAAAGAAGGACGGCAACCACACATTCACTGACCTGCTGAAATACAACTTCTacctccccttcttcttctttggacCTATCATGACGTTCGACAGGTATCATGCCCAG GCGAACAACACCCAACTGACCCGCAAAGACAGGGAGATGTGGAACATCACCACCAAGGCTTTGTTGCACCTGGGAGTTATTCTGGTGGTGGACGTGTTCTTCCACTATCTTTACATCTTGACAATCCCCAGTGACATGAAGCTGGTCACCAAGCTGTCTGACTGGTGTCTGG CTGGCCTGGCTTATTCCAACCTGGTGTATGACTGGGTGAAAGCAGCTGTGATGTTTGGTTTCATCAACACAGTGGCGACACTGGACCACCTGGACCCTCCTCAGCCCCCCAAGTGTATCACCATGCTCTATGTCTTCGCTGAGAC GCACTTTGACAGAGGCATCAATGACTGGCTGTGCAA GTATGTTTATGACTATATTGGTGGGGATCATGATAAAATCTTCAAAGAGTTCTTAGCAACCATCTGCACCTTCACTATCACCACCTTGTGGCTGGGCCCATGTGAACTGGTTTACGTCTGGTCCTTTTTCAACTGCTTTGGGCTCAACTTTGAGCTGTGGGTGGCCAAGTTCTTCTCCCTTCCACCATTTTCCACCATTGAG GGTGCTATGGGTGAAGCTATGTCACGCAGGATCCGTGGTGTTTTCAATGCCGCCAACTTCTGGGCCATCATCCTCTACAACGTTCTCTCCCTCAACAGTTTGGAGTTTGCCAAAATGGTTGGCAGGAGACTGATTTTCAAAG GTTTTCCTCTGTCCACCCTCTCAGTGTTACTTGTGACCTACTGTGGCGTGCAGCTGGTGAAGGAAAGGGAGCGGCAACAAGCCCTGCTGGATGATCTGGTGCCGGTAAAGCCGGTCGATGgcggcaaagaaaaaaaagaataa